In the Nitrospirota bacterium genome, one interval contains:
- a CDS encoding type II toxin-antitoxin system Phd/YefM family antitoxin, translating into MTKTLSLKEARSQFSDIVDRAGRLSERIVVTKNGRPEAVVMGADEFESWVETLELLSNPKAVKSLKQGLKEAKAGKFHSFKSAFGEEQ; encoded by the coding sequence ATGACTAAGACACTTTCGTTAAAAGAAGCGCGGAGCCAATTCTCGGACATCGTCGACAGAGCGGGACGGCTTTCAGAACGGATTGTGGTGACGAAGAATGGACGGCCGGAGGCGGTGGTGATGGGAGCCGACGAATTCGAAAGTTGGGTGGAGACATTGGAACTGTTGTCCAACCCGAAGGCGGTCAAATCCCTCAAGCAGGGACTGAAAGAGGCCAAAGCTGGGAAATTTCACTCCTTCAAAAGTGCTTTCGGTGAGGAGCAGTGA
- a CDS encoding formylglycine-generating enzyme family protein gives MGVRQKGQAWLSVLWLLMAVTLVACVAGPPQTPLPEITGKDGAPMMLVPRGEFTMGSNTSFAHEQPLHRVTLDTFYMDKYEVTVGQYTKFLEATSLAAPPDWNVMNQPPHQNRPVVNVNWWDANSYCRWAGKRLPTEAEWEKAARGTDGRMYPWGNEPLDRLRANYGKEAWDDHAALAPVGSFEAGQSLYGIHDLAGNVWEWVSNWYDKDYYEKSPSQNPNGPEQGATKVLRGGSWYANLGYLKSTYRFSLPPSSRDSDFGFRCAKTP, from the coding sequence ATGGGGGTGAGGCAGAAGGGTCAGGCTTGGCTGTCTGTTCTCTGGTTGCTGATGGCTGTGACGTTGGTCGCTTGCGTCGCAGGGCCGCCGCAGACACCATTACCGGAAATCACAGGCAAAGACGGGGCACCGATGATGCTGGTTCCAAGGGGGGAGTTTACCATGGGGAGCAATACAAGCTTTGCCCATGAACAGCCTTTGCATCGGGTTACCCTTGATACCTTTTACATGGACAAGTACGAAGTGACCGTGGGGCAGTATACGAAGTTTTTGGAGGCCACGAGTTTAGCTGCGCCGCCAGACTGGAACGTGATGAATCAGCCACCCCATCAGAATCGACCAGTCGTCAACGTCAATTGGTGGGATGCGAATTCCTACTGCCGGTGGGCTGGGAAACGGCTGCCGACGGAAGCGGAATGGGAGAAGGCGGCGCGGGGAACTGATGGGCGGATGTATCCCTGGGGCAACGAGCCGTTGGATCGGCTCCGCGCGAACTATGGGAAAGAGGCCTGGGACGATCATGCGGCGTTGGCGCCGGTGGGATCGTTTGAAGCAGGCCAGAGTCTCTATGGGATACACGATTTGGCCGGGAATGTCTGGGAATGGGTGAGCAACTGGTATGACAAAGACTATTACGAGAAGAGTCCGTCGCAGAACCCGAATGGCCCGGAACAGGGCGCGACAAAAGTGTTGCGGGGTGGTTCATGGTACGCCAATCTGGGGTACTTAAAATCCACCTACCGGTTCAGCCTCCCTCCGTCTAGCCGGGACAGCGATTTCGGGTTCCGGTGCGCCAAGACTCCGTAG
- a CDS encoding DNA adenine methylase, giving the protein MGRSSTTFSGKWLSGKTTVVRVPQILANRVIEYARELDTHADIAKDPEAIYRTAAHVELNQPINVAAVPHRSPFRYPGGKTWLVPYVRSWLSSLRPRPQLLIEPFAGGGIIGLTAGIERLADHVILVEKDADVAAVWKVILSGQAEWLAQRIEEFSLTKANVLTVLRKTPRNPRERAFATIIRNRVQRGGIMAAGAGLVKNGENGRGLSSRWYPQTLAERIRTIAEMRERFSFIEGDGIEVIQSYAREKNAAFFVDPPYTVAARRLYSHWQVDQRTLFNLLRRVEGSVLLTYDSTVEISDLAVEFGFETQAVAMKNTHHARMTELLVGKDLTWLRLAQASPGSRARTAQVTLVFPQ; this is encoded by the coding sequence ATGGGAAGATCGTCCACAACTTTTTCTGGGAAGTGGCTTAGCGGGAAGACGACCGTAGTCCGAGTACCGCAGATTCTTGCGAACCGTGTCATCGAATACGCTCGTGAGCTCGATACTCATGCGGATATCGCAAAAGACCCTGAGGCCATTTATCGAACCGCGGCACATGTTGAGCTTAATCAACCGATCAATGTCGCCGCTGTTCCTCACCGATCTCCATTTCGCTATCCAGGAGGAAAGACTTGGTTGGTCCCTTACGTGCGCAGCTGGCTTAGTAGCCTACGGCCTAGGCCACAATTGCTCATTGAACCATTTGCCGGTGGTGGAATAATCGGACTAACCGCTGGTATCGAGCGCTTGGCCGATCATGTAATCCTAGTAGAAAAAGATGCAGATGTTGCCGCTGTCTGGAAGGTAATTCTCAGTGGGCAAGCTGAGTGGCTGGCCCAGAGAATCGAAGAGTTTTCACTTACTAAGGCGAATGTGTTGACCGTTCTCCGTAAAACGCCCAGAAACCCTCGTGAGCGTGCTTTTGCCACTATCATCAGAAATCGTGTCCAGCGAGGAGGGATTATGGCAGCTGGGGCTGGACTGGTGAAAAATGGAGAAAACGGACGCGGTCTGTCTTCTCGTTGGTACCCTCAAACGCTTGCGGAACGGATTCGCACAATTGCCGAGATGAGAGAGCGATTTAGTTTTATAGAGGGGGATGGGATAGAAGTCATCCAGTCCTATGCGCGTGAAAAGAATGCCGCTTTCTTCGTCGATCCACCATATACCGTTGCTGCACGTCGCCTCTACTCTCACTGGCAGGTTGATCAACGGACCTTGTTTAACTTGCTTAGGCGAGTTGAGGGAAGTGTGCTGCTTACCTATGACAGTACTGTGGAGATTTCTGATCTAGCTGTTGAGTTCGGATTTGAAACGCAAGCAGTTGCTATGAAGAATACCCATCATGCCAGGATGACCGAACTCCTAGTAGGGAAGGATCTCACCTGGCTTCGCCTCGCTCAAGCTTCTCCCGGATCGCGAGCTCGAACTGCTCAAGTGACACTGGTATTCCCCCAGTGA
- a CDS encoding type II toxin-antitoxin system RelE/ParE family toxin translates to MRQVRLTPQALKDLKDYDDPTRERVKEALRHLADHPLDGKPLKGHFQKDKVWSYRVWPYRILYRRIGSEWLDVLSIEHRKDVYR, encoded by the coding sequence GTGAGGCAAGTACGTCTCACCCCGCAAGCTCTCAAAGACCTCAAGGATTATGACGACCCCACGCGAGAACGAGTGAAAGAGGCCCTCCGCCACCTCGCCGATCATCCTCTCGACGGCAAACCGCTGAAAGGCCATTTTCAAAAGGACAAGGTTTGGTCCTACCGGGTCTGGCCCTATCGCATTCTCTACCGCCGTATCGGCTCTGAGTGGTTGGACGTGCTCTCCATCGAACACCGCAAAGACGTCTATCGGTAG
- the sucC gene encoding ADP-forming succinate--CoA ligase subunit beta, whose product MNVHEFQAKQLFSQFGVPIPRGKEITSPEAGAAWAAELNTPVFVVKAQIHAGGRGKAGGVKITKDKAAVPGLVKELIGKTLVTHQTGPKGREVRRLLIEEGAGIAKELYVSLLIDRDSGWPVFIASTEGGMEIEVVAAQTPEKIIREAIDPAVGFQGYNGRNIAFALGLPAMEPAVVNPFIQMLGNLYRLFMEKNAAMVEINPLVITGDKKLIALDGKVSFDDNALFRHADVQAMRDLNEEDPLEIEAGESNLNYIKLDGNIACMVNGAGLAMATMDVIKLAGSEPANFLDVGGGATKETVAAGFRILLKDPNVKGIFINIFGGIVRCERIAHGVIEAAKEVKIDVPLVVRLQGTNADEGRKLLAESGMKLEVANDLWEAAQKIVKLTGKAA is encoded by the coding sequence ATGAACGTTCATGAATTTCAGGCTAAGCAGTTGTTCTCGCAGTTCGGAGTTCCGATCCCCCGTGGGAAAGAGATTACTTCGCCGGAGGCAGGAGCGGCATGGGCCGCCGAGCTCAATACCCCTGTATTCGTCGTAAAGGCCCAGATCCACGCAGGCGGCCGTGGCAAGGCCGGCGGCGTCAAAATTACGAAGGACAAGGCAGCTGTACCCGGTTTGGTCAAGGAATTGATCGGCAAGACCCTCGTGACTCACCAAACAGGCCCGAAGGGGCGGGAAGTGCGTCGGCTACTGATTGAGGAAGGAGCTGGGATTGCCAAGGAATTGTATGTGAGCCTCCTCATCGATCGGGATAGCGGATGGCCTGTGTTTATCGCCAGCACCGAAGGAGGGATGGAGATCGAGGTCGTGGCAGCCCAGACGCCGGAGAAGATTATCCGGGAAGCGATCGATCCGGCCGTCGGTTTTCAGGGATACAACGGCCGAAACATTGCCTTCGCGCTCGGGCTTCCTGCCATGGAACCGGCCGTCGTGAACCCTTTCATCCAGATGCTGGGGAATCTCTATCGTCTGTTCATGGAGAAGAATGCGGCGATGGTCGAGATCAATCCGCTGGTTATTACCGGCGACAAGAAACTGATTGCGCTGGACGGCAAGGTTTCATTTGACGATAACGCCTTGTTCCGGCATGCCGATGTGCAGGCAATGCGCGACCTCAACGAAGAAGATCCGCTTGAGATCGAAGCGGGGGAGAGTAATCTGAACTACATCAAGCTCGACGGGAACATTGCCTGCATGGTGAACGGCGCGGGTCTCGCCATGGCGACGATGGATGTTATCAAGCTGGCAGGCAGCGAACCGGCGAATTTCCTGGATGTGGGTGGCGGCGCAACGAAAGAAACGGTAGCAGCCGGCTTCCGTATCCTGCTGAAAGATCCAAACGTCAAGGGCATCTTCATCAACATCTTCGGCGGCATTGTTCGCTGTGAGCGGATCGCCCATGGCGTCATCGAAGCAGCGAAAGAAGTGAAGATCGATGTGCCGTTGGTCGTCAGGCTACAAGGGACCAATGCGGACGAAGGCCGCAAGTTGTTGGCCGAGTCCGGCATGAAGTTGGAAGTCGCGAACGATTTGTGGGAAGCGGCGCAAAAAATTGTAAAGTTGACTGGAAAGGCGGCGTAA
- a CDS encoding B12-binding domain-containing radical SAM protein, whose product MRVFLIHVRDPQFYALPAKTRAKNGRIRVMGFPPIGIMSLSSVLKQAGHDCVMFDQANPDTPNEVILDEINRQQPALVGLSFLSTTSYPYAKILARQIRAANSTVKLAFGGVFASLNAALVKLQCPEVDFICKGDGEQLLLDLLDRLDDPADVAGLTWAKDGRVIHNSGRPMERHLDQWPFPDREGLPLDFIESMPLDVPAVLSMERFTTMQTSRGCPWPCVFCDIPIFNEGKWRARSAQHVVSELKYLEECGYGSVYFVDDHFLLQPKRIEAICQGVMDEKLSIQWGIEGRVDSVAQHLFPAMAKAQCRTVMFGIESGSQKILDRLKKEQTLDEVATAVKNAKQAGIEIVHGFFTVGNPDETVEDMNATFDLASKLPLDTFGFNRLCVYRGTPLWQEYVKRGLVSETTDWYKYFKCSTIDPTCLPGEVINEVRRQGLKRLFVYKLLHYPIQTFRLLRRFLRFMPARDVAYLIIKPFLGQTKGATKAEVLSRAVEHADMKDVAAQLTQMSDELLHNVMEESRLERLRIQQEAESSRELPMFQAR is encoded by the coding sequence CTGCGAGTCTTTCTCATCCACGTGCGCGACCCCCAGTTCTACGCGCTCCCAGCAAAGACCCGCGCAAAGAATGGCCGTATCAGGGTAATGGGTTTCCCCCCCATCGGCATTATGTCTCTCTCGTCGGTCCTCAAGCAGGCAGGCCATGACTGTGTGATGTTCGATCAGGCGAATCCGGATACGCCGAACGAGGTCATCCTCGATGAAATCAATCGGCAACAGCCGGCCCTGGTCGGTCTCAGTTTTCTCAGCACCACCAGCTATCCCTATGCGAAGATCCTGGCCCGTCAGATCCGCGCCGCCAACTCGACGGTCAAGCTGGCTTTCGGTGGCGTCTTTGCAAGCTTGAATGCCGCATTGGTCAAACTGCAGTGTCCTGAAGTGGATTTCATCTGCAAGGGAGACGGCGAACAATTGCTCCTCGATCTCCTTGATCGGCTCGATGATCCCGCTGATGTCGCTGGGCTGACCTGGGCCAAGGACGGCCGTGTCATACATAACTCCGGTCGGCCGATGGAGCGCCATCTCGATCAGTGGCCTTTTCCAGATCGCGAAGGCCTTCCGCTCGACTTTATCGAGTCGATGCCGCTTGACGTGCCGGCCGTGCTCTCGATGGAGCGGTTTACGACGATGCAAACTTCACGCGGCTGTCCGTGGCCCTGTGTGTTCTGCGACATTCCGATCTTCAATGAAGGCAAATGGCGCGCGCGGAGCGCGCAACACGTCGTGAGCGAATTGAAATACCTCGAAGAATGCGGCTACGGGTCCGTCTATTTTGTCGATGACCACTTTTTACTGCAACCCAAGCGGATCGAGGCGATTTGCCAAGGCGTGATGGACGAAAAGCTTTCGATCCAATGGGGCATCGAAGGGCGTGTGGATTCGGTTGCCCAGCACTTGTTTCCTGCGATGGCCAAGGCCCAATGCCGGACGGTGATGTTCGGGATTGAAAGCGGGAGTCAGAAGATTCTCGATCGCCTCAAGAAAGAACAGACATTAGATGAGGTGGCCACCGCCGTCAAGAATGCCAAACAGGCCGGCATCGAGATCGTGCACGGCTTCTTCACCGTGGGCAACCCGGATGAAACGGTCGAAGACATGAACGCGACGTTCGACCTGGCCTCCAAGTTGCCGCTGGACACGTTCGGCTTTAATCGGCTCTGTGTCTATCGGGGGACCCCGCTCTGGCAGGAATATGTGAAGCGTGGCTTGGTCAGCGAAACCACCGATTGGTACAAGTACTTTAAGTGTTCGACGATCGATCCCACCTGCCTACCCGGTGAAGTGATCAATGAGGTTCGCCGTCAAGGGCTCAAGCGACTTTTTGTCTATAAGCTCCTACACTATCCCATTCAGACGTTCCGGTTACTGCGGCGGTTTCTCCGCTTCATGCCGGCGCGGGATGTGGCTTACCTCATCATTAAGCCATTCCTGGGCCAGACGAAAGGCGCCACGAAGGCCGAAGTGCTGTCTCGCGCCGTCGAACATGCCGATATGAAAGATGTGGCGGCACAGCTGACCCAGATGTCTGATGAGTTACTCCACAATGTTATGGAAGAGTCGCGATTGGAACGGTTACGCATTCAGCAGGAAGCGGAAAGTTCACGCGAGCTACCCATGTTCCAAGCCCGCTAG
- a CDS encoding DUF4382 domain-containing protein, producing MKRFGSCSNQLVWSLGLVVTLLLAGCGSSGNDGGSPQAGVLGVSLTDAPACGFEEVNVTVSKVRVHQSNSADDKAAGWTDITLNPVRTINLLNLNDPTQHNLALDSLGETPLAAGHYTQVRLVLVDNNGNSPTANWVVLEGQDPGIIGNRIPLVTPSAVQSGIKLIHQFDVGSGQRVDLVLDFDACRSIVRTGNGKYLLKPVIKVVPFVLNGIDGFVDTSLLGNNVVVSAQVNGEIVRATVPNTNPAPNPNRGKFFLARLTPGVTYDVVITADSHATAVITEVPVPTNTSITTVSTNDTPTSPIALSSSATHSISGTVTLSPPTDEPTVFVAAKQTLDSGPTVTVKSLPATLLTVNPLDPTGDFGYNLTLPIGTPSLGLYSTSLPIVFTPQSAAVGVHYTIQAAAAAYQPQSINIPDVSTVSTPQDFTLTLVP from the coding sequence ATGAAGAGGTTCGGGAGTTGTTCTAACCAGCTGGTCTGGTCCCTGGGATTAGTAGTCACGCTGTTGCTCGCCGGATGCGGTAGTAGCGGTAACGACGGCGGTAGCCCACAAGCCGGTGTGCTCGGTGTGTCGTTGACCGATGCACCAGCCTGCGGCTTCGAAGAAGTGAATGTCACTGTCAGCAAGGTCCGCGTGCATCAGAGCAACTCGGCAGATGACAAGGCCGCCGGCTGGACCGATATCACTCTCAACCCCGTGCGTACAATCAACCTGCTCAACCTCAATGATCCAACGCAACACAATCTCGCGCTTGACAGTCTTGGCGAGACGCCGTTAGCGGCAGGCCATTACACGCAAGTGCGTCTGGTCTTGGTCGACAACAATGGTAATTCACCCACTGCCAATTGGGTTGTCCTGGAAGGTCAAGATCCTGGAATCATTGGCAATAGGATTCCGCTCGTAACGCCCAGTGCCGTCCAAAGCGGAATCAAGTTGATCCATCAGTTCGACGTGGGGTCCGGACAGCGGGTCGATCTGGTGCTGGACTTTGATGCCTGCCGCTCTATTGTGCGGACCGGCAACGGTAAGTACCTACTCAAACCTGTGATTAAGGTCGTCCCATTTGTCTTGAACGGCATAGACGGCTTCGTCGATACAAGCCTGCTTGGCAACAATGTCGTCGTGTCGGCCCAGGTGAACGGTGAAATCGTTCGCGCGACAGTGCCGAACACAAACCCAGCCCCCAACCCCAATAGAGGGAAATTTTTCCTGGCCCGCCTTACTCCAGGGGTAACCTACGATGTTGTGATCACCGCAGACAGCCATGCGACAGCAGTGATTACCGAAGTCCCGGTTCCGACCAATACCAGCATTACCACGGTCAGCACCAACGATACCCCTACTTCGCCAATTGCCTTGAGCTCCTCCGCGACCCATAGCATCAGCGGCACAGTAACATTGAGCCCACCCACTGACGAACCAACCGTCTTTGTTGCAGCGAAGCAAACACTCGACAGCGGGCCAACCGTGACCGTGAAATCGCTGCCTGCCACCCTCTTAACCGTCAATCCATTAGATCCGACCGGCGATTTCGGCTACAACTTGACCCTGCCCATCGGCACGCCTTCGCTCGGCTTGTACAGCACAAGCCTCCCAATCGTGTTTACCCCGCAATCTGCAGCGGTTGGAGTTCACTATACGATCCAGGCCGCTGCGGCTGCTTACCAACCTCAGTCGATCAACATCCCGGACGTTTCCACGGTGAGTACACCCCAGGATTTTACCTTGACCTTGGTGCCGTAA
- a CDS encoding cyclase family protein — MCKQVSNHSGIYLGQQLLGLVVVLCFLAGAGCTAGHTRHDHLAWEQSRLIDLTHSFGEATIVWPTEQDFQLVLQQAGETAGGYYYASNRLEMAEHGGTHIDAPIHFSKGGQTLDQVPIERLVGTAVKIDVTAQCAGDRDYLVTIQDIERWEAVHGLIPTRAIVLVDTGYARYWPSRQQYLGTELRGPEGVRALHFPGLHPEAAAWLVRERQVKAVGIDTASIDYGQSTKFETHVTLLSQNVPVFENLSDLRNLPDQGFDVIALPMKIARGTGGPLRIIAVLPISVKRQS, encoded by the coding sequence ATGTGTAAGCAGGTATCGAATCACTCAGGGATCTACTTGGGGCAACAGCTACTCGGCTTGGTTGTTGTGCTGTGCTTCCTGGCCGGCGCGGGGTGCACTGCCGGTCATACCCGGCACGATCACCTTGCCTGGGAGCAGTCGCGGCTCATCGATCTCACCCATTCTTTCGGGGAAGCCACGATTGTCTGGCCGACTGAACAGGACTTCCAGCTTGTCCTTCAGCAGGCGGGGGAAACAGCGGGAGGGTACTACTATGCTTCGAATCGATTGGAAATGGCCGAACATGGAGGCACCCATATCGATGCGCCCATTCACTTCTCCAAGGGTGGGCAGACGCTGGACCAGGTGCCGATCGAACGCTTGGTTGGAACCGCTGTCAAAATTGACGTCACAGCCCAATGTGCCGGTGATCGGGATTATCTCGTGACCATTCAGGATATTGAACGGTGGGAGGCAGTACATGGGCTGATACCGACTCGCGCAATCGTGCTGGTCGATACGGGCTATGCCCGATACTGGCCGTCCCGGCAACAGTATCTCGGAACAGAACTGAGAGGGCCCGAAGGCGTCAGGGCGCTTCATTTCCCTGGCCTGCATCCCGAAGCGGCAGCCTGGCTTGTGCGTGAACGGCAGGTCAAAGCAGTGGGAATCGACACAGCCTCGATCGACTATGGCCAGTCCACAAAGTTTGAAACCCACGTCACGCTCCTCTCGCAGAACGTGCCGGTGTTCGAGAATCTGAGCGATCTACGAAATCTTCCTGATCAGGGATTCGACGTGATCGCACTGCCGATGAAAATTGCCCGCGGAACCGGCGGCCCGCTGCGAATCATTGCGGTGCTTCCAATATCCGTGAAGCGTCAATCGTGA
- a CDS encoding fibronectin type III domain-containing protein, producing MANTLNSARANHTATLLSNGTVLVTGGSGNATPLTSAELYNPTTGQWAATDNLTVARASHTATLLPNGSVLVTGGSGSTGLLTSAELYNPTTGQWTATGNLTVARTGHTATLLPNGTVLVTGGSESAALLTSAELYNPATGQWTATGDLTSARTGHTATLLSNGTVLVTGGSGSAGLLTSTELYNPATGQWTTTGDITIARTGHTATPLLTPLPNGTVLVVGGHGSTGLLTSAELYNPTTGQWTVTGDLTVARTGHAATLLPTPLPNGTVWIAGGHGSTGPLTSAELYNPTTGQWTTAGDLTVARTSHTATLLPDGTVLAAGGRGSTGALTSAEIMTPSNGIQVRLTWNSATDPSVKGYKVYYGAAPNSYQQATDVGLSTNYSFSTLKSGTTYYFSVTAYNSVAEGCSSSEVSKTIL from the coding sequence TTGGCGAATACACTCAACTCTGCGCGGGCCAACCATACTGCCACGCTGCTGTCGAATGGCACCGTACTGGTTACCGGAGGGTCTGGGAACGCCACGCCCCTCACTTCCGCCGAGCTCTACAATCCGACGACAGGACAATGGGCCGCCACTGACAACCTGACCGTCGCGCGGGCCAGCCACACTGCTACCCTGCTGCCGAACGGTTCGGTGTTGGTTACGGGAGGCTCCGGGAGCACCGGGCTCCTTACCTCCGCCGAGCTCTACAATCCGACGACAGGGCAATGGACCGCCACCGGTAACCTGACTGTCGCCAGGACCGGCCATACTGCCACTCTGTTGCCGAACGGCACGGTGTTGGTTACGGGAGGCTCTGAGAGCGCCGCGCTCCTCACCTCCGCCGAGCTCTACAATCCAGCGACAGGGCAATGGACCGCCACAGGCGACCTGACCAGCGCGCGGACTGGCCATACTGCCACGCTGCTGTCGAATGGCACTGTACTGGTTACGGGAGGGTCTGGGAGCGCCGGGCTGCTCACGTCTACCGAACTCTACAATCCAGCGACGGGGCAATGGACCACCACGGGCGACATCACTATTGCCCGGACCGGGCATACTGCCACGCCTCTGCTGACACCACTACCCAATGGAACCGTACTGGTCGTAGGAGGGCACGGGAGCACCGGGCTGCTCACCTCCGCCGAACTCTACAACCCGACGACAGGGCAATGGACCGTCACCGGCGACCTGACTGTCGCCCGGACCGGGCATGCCGCCACGTTGCTGCCGACGCCACTGCCAAATGGAACGGTTTGGATCGCAGGGGGCCACGGAAGCACAGGGCCACTCACGTCCGCCGAACTCTATAATCCGACGACGGGACAATGGACCACCGCAGGAGACCTGACTGTCGCACGGACCAGCCATACTGCCACATTACTGCCGGATGGGACCGTTCTTGCGGCAGGGGGACGCGGAAGCACAGGGGCACTCACGTCCGCCGAAATCATGACACCTTCAAATGGGATCCAGGTCAGGCTAACCTGGAACTCAGCCACAGATCCTTCAGTGAAGGGATACAAAGTGTACTATGGAGCGGCGCCGAACTCCTATCAGCAGGCAACCGATGTGGGTCTGAGCACCAATTATTCGTTTTCGACCCTCAAGAGTGGGACGACCTATTATTTCTCGGTGACTGCCTATAACTCCGTGGCAGAAGGCTGCTCCTCAAGTGAAGTGAGTAAGACCATCCTCTAA
- a CDS encoding SRPBCC family protein, which translates to MATIEKSIEVNVPRSAAYNQWTSFDEYPRFMEGVKDVDRAVDGSCYHWKAKVPGQAPEWDAVITERTEHQRLGMSYRSGAIKGWVATFHEVSKDWSRVTLQVEYDPQGFVENGGDGSEVMSSRVQGDLERFKLFIENRGNKSPFADWQAM; encoded by the coding sequence ATGGCGACCATTGAAAAATCCATTGAAGTCAACGTGCCGCGGTCTGCCGCTTACAATCAATGGACAAGCTTTGATGAATATCCCCGGTTCATGGAAGGGGTGAAAGACGTCGACCGGGCAGTGGATGGCTCATGTTATCACTGGAAAGCAAAGGTCCCAGGCCAGGCCCCGGAGTGGGATGCGGTGATCACAGAACGGACGGAGCACCAGCGGCTCGGGATGAGCTATCGAAGCGGCGCCATCAAAGGATGGGTCGCGACATTTCATGAAGTTTCGAAGGACTGGTCAAGGGTCACGCTGCAAGTCGAGTATGATCCTCAGGGTTTCGTGGAAAATGGAGGAGATGGGTCGGAAGTGATGTCTTCGCGCGTCCAGGGAGACCTCGAGCGATTCAAATTATTCATCGAAAACCGTGGTAACAAGTCACCCTTTGCTGATTGGCAAGCGATGTAA
- the sucD gene encoding succinate--CoA ligase subunit alpha yields MSILVNKNTRVVVQGITGKEGSFHATQCKAYGTQVVAGVTPGKAGQEVEGIPVFNTVRDAVKKTQCDTSLIFVPPPFCADAILEAADAGVKLIICITEGIPVNDMVKVKRALRGKDVRLIGPNCPGVITVDEAKIGIMPGFIHKKGVVGVVSRSGTLTYEAVHQLTTMGLGETTCVGIGGDPVNGTGFVDVLALFEKDPETQAIVMIGEIGGDAEEKAAEFIKKNVKKPVVSFIAGITAPPGRRMGHAGAIISGGKGTAAEKMKALEAAGVRVVKNPAEIGNAVKQALGR; encoded by the coding sequence GTGAGCATTCTTGTTAATAAGAATACGCGGGTGGTGGTGCAGGGGATAACCGGTAAGGAAGGCTCGTTCCATGCTACGCAGTGCAAGGCTTATGGGACGCAGGTCGTTGCGGGTGTGACGCCTGGCAAGGCGGGGCAAGAGGTCGAGGGTATTCCGGTCTTCAATACGGTGCGGGATGCGGTCAAGAAGACCCAGTGCGATACTTCGCTGATCTTTGTGCCTCCGCCCTTTTGCGCCGATGCGATTCTGGAAGCTGCCGATGCCGGCGTGAAGCTGATTATCTGCATTACCGAAGGCATTCCGGTGAACGATATGGTCAAGGTCAAGCGCGCGCTTCGTGGCAAGGACGTCCGCTTGATCGGACCCAACTGTCCCGGCGTTATCACCGTCGATGAAGCGAAGATCGGCATCATGCCTGGGTTTATCCATAAGAAGGGGGTTGTGGGAGTCGTATCGCGAAGCGGGACCCTCACCTACGAAGCGGTGCATCAGCTCACGACAATGGGATTGGGTGAAACGACGTGCGTTGGCATCGGCGGCGATCCGGTCAATGGCACAGGGTTCGTCGATGTGCTGGCCCTGTTCGAGAAAGATCCCGAGACTCAGGCAATTGTGATGATCGGCGAGATCGGCGGCGATGCGGAAGAGAAAGCCGCGGAGTTCATCAAGAAGAATGTGAAGAAGCCGGTTGTCAGTTTCATTGCTGGAATCACGGCTCCTCCGGGCCGGCGCATGGGCCATGCTGGAGCCATCATCTCAGGCGGGAAGGGCACGGCAGCCGAGAAGATGAAGGCTCTCGAAGCAGCCGGCGTTCGTGTGGTAAAGAACCCTGCTGAGATTGGCAATGCGGTCAAGCAAGCTTTGGGGCGCTAG